A portion of the Microbacterium hominis genome contains these proteins:
- the lipA gene encoding lipoyl synthase has protein sequence MSGCATPNGGGAASTPSTVPEGRKLLRLEVRNAQTPIERKPEWIKTRAKMGPEYQALHSLVKTEELHTVCQEAGCPNIYECWEDREATFLIGGSQCTRRCDFCQIDTGKPADYDIDEPRRVAESVQRMQLRYATVTCVARDDLPDGGAWLNGETVRRIHALNPGTGVELLATDFNGDPALLAEVFQARPEVFAHNVETVPRIFKRIRPAFRYERSLDVLTQARDAGLITKSNLILGMGEEPEEVVQALQDLHDAGTDIVTITQYLRPTPRHLPVARWVKPDEFVAFKEEAERIGFLGVLAGPLVRSSYRAGRLWAQSMLAKGREIPEHLAHIAADVHVERGFAQAV, from the coding sequence ATGAGCGGCTGCGCGACGCCGAACGGGGGCGGCGCGGCATCCACCCCGTCGACCGTGCCGGAGGGGCGCAAGCTCCTGCGGCTGGAGGTGCGCAACGCCCAGACCCCGATCGAGCGCAAGCCCGAGTGGATCAAGACGAGGGCGAAGATGGGGCCGGAGTATCAGGCCCTGCACTCTCTCGTGAAGACCGAGGAGCTGCACACCGTCTGCCAGGAGGCCGGCTGCCCGAACATCTACGAGTGCTGGGAGGACCGCGAGGCGACCTTCCTCATCGGCGGCTCCCAGTGCACGCGGCGGTGCGACTTCTGCCAGATCGACACCGGCAAGCCCGCCGACTACGACATCGACGAGCCGCGGCGGGTGGCCGAGAGCGTGCAGCGCATGCAGCTCCGGTATGCCACGGTCACGTGCGTGGCGCGCGATGATCTCCCCGACGGCGGCGCATGGCTCAACGGCGAGACCGTGCGTCGCATCCACGCCCTGAACCCCGGCACCGGCGTCGAGCTGCTGGCGACGGACTTCAACGGCGACCCGGCGCTGCTGGCCGAGGTCTTCCAGGCGCGCCCCGAGGTGTTCGCGCACAACGTCGAGACCGTGCCGCGGATCTTCAAGCGGATCCGCCCCGCCTTCCGCTACGAGCGCTCGCTCGACGTGCTGACGCAGGCGCGCGATGCCGGACTCATCACGAAGTCGAACCTCATCCTCGGAATGGGCGAAGAGCCCGAAGAGGTCGTGCAGGCCCTGCAGGACCTCCACGACGCCGGCACCGACATCGTGACGATCACGCAGTACCTCCGCCCGACGCCGCGGCACCTCCCGGTCGCGCGCTGGGTCAAGCCCGACGAATTCGTCGCCTTCAAGGAGGAGGCCGAGCGTATCGGCTTCCTCGGCGTGCTCGCCGGTCCGCTGGTGCGATCGTCGTATCGCGCGGGGCGCCTTTGGGCGCAGTCGATGCTCGCCAAGGGGCGCGAGATCCCCGAGCACCTGGCGCACATCGCTGCGGACGTGCATGTGGAGCGAGGATTCGCGCAGGCGGTGTGA
- the lipB gene encoding lipoyl(octanoyl) transferase LipB — protein MLDIQTVGLSPDFVPYLDGWELQRRVHADVVAGTRPDTLLLLEHEPVYTAGARTARHERPTDGTPVVDVDRGGKITWHGPGQLVGYPIVRLVEPVDVVAHVRRMEGLLIEALREHGVDGYRVEGRSGVWVRRPLGEDKIAAIGVRVQRGVTMHGFALNCDNSLAGFRGIIPCGITDAGVTTVSEVAGAHIGVTAVLPTVARVFEADFAGVPA, from the coding sequence ATGCTCGACATCCAGACGGTGGGTCTGTCCCCCGACTTCGTCCCCTACCTCGACGGATGGGAGCTGCAGCGCCGCGTCCACGCCGACGTGGTCGCGGGCACCCGCCCCGACACGCTCCTGCTCCTCGAGCACGAGCCCGTGTACACGGCCGGCGCCCGCACGGCGCGGCACGAGCGCCCGACCGACGGGACGCCCGTGGTCGACGTGGACCGCGGCGGGAAGATCACGTGGCACGGACCGGGTCAGCTCGTCGGCTATCCCATCGTGCGGCTCGTGGAGCCGGTGGACGTCGTCGCCCACGTGCGGCGTATGGAAGGGCTCCTCATCGAGGCCCTCCGCGAGCACGGCGTCGACGGCTACCGCGTGGAGGGCCGCAGCGGTGTGTGGGTGCGCCGCCCGCTCGGCGAGGACAAGATCGCCGCGATCGGCGTGCGCGTGCAGCGCGGCGTGACCATGCACGGCTTCGCGCTGAACTGCGACAACTCCCTTGCCGGGTTCCGCGGCATCATCCCGTGCGGGATCACGGATGCCGGGGTGACGACGGTCAGCGAGGTCGCGGGCGCCCACATCGGCGTCACCGCGGTGCTCCCGACGGTCGCGCGCGTGTTCGAGGCCGATTTCGCGGGGGTGCCGGCATGA
- a CDS encoding TetR family transcriptional regulator codes for MTSRRVGRPKASSRETLAEAACELFLEQGYEATSIADIASRAGVSRSSFFNYFASKADILWAGLDERLSRFTQRLAAGEDAHAAASVRLEATALAEGFAPDSLALGIVHAGAMGIADELEREASLRRARIARAVADRLQRGGADRLNAEVAGAAWGGAVLAAIEAWAHDGAGRTSLARFLGRAADAADRVAADVPVGEVAQLRVVVQASAFEQTLAFYRDVVGMPQAEAYEAEGGARVAILAAGRATLEIANPAQVEFIDRVETDGDAPSDRIRLALEVDDTEAAVARLDAAGAEVEASARLTPWNSRNARLRGPAGLQLTLFQELGPV; via the coding sequence GTGACCAGCCGACGTGTGGGAAGACCCAAAGCCTCTTCGCGGGAGACCCTCGCCGAGGCCGCGTGCGAGCTGTTCCTCGAACAGGGGTATGAGGCGACGTCGATCGCCGACATCGCGTCGCGGGCGGGGGTGAGCCGGTCGAGCTTCTTCAACTACTTCGCTTCCAAGGCCGACATCCTCTGGGCGGGGCTCGACGAGCGGCTCTCGCGCTTCACGCAGCGACTGGCCGCCGGCGAGGACGCGCACGCGGCGGCATCCGTCCGGCTCGAGGCGACCGCGCTCGCCGAGGGATTCGCGCCCGACAGCCTCGCCCTGGGCATCGTCCACGCGGGCGCGATGGGCATCGCCGATGAGCTCGAGCGCGAGGCGTCGCTGCGCCGCGCGCGCATCGCCCGTGCCGTCGCCGACCGGCTCCAGCGCGGCGGCGCCGACCGCCTCAACGCGGAGGTGGCGGGGGCTGCGTGGGGAGGCGCGGTGCTGGCGGCGATCGAGGCGTGGGCCCACGACGGCGCGGGCCGCACCTCGCTCGCGCGCTTCCTGGGCCGGGCGGCCGATGCCGCCGACCGCGTGGCCGCCGACGTGCCCGTCGGCGAGGTCGCGCAGCTGCGCGTGGTCGTACAGGCCTCCGCGTTCGAGCAGACGCTCGCGTTCTACCGCGACGTCGTCGGGATGCCGCAGGCCGAGGCGTACGAGGCAGAGGGCGGGGCGCGGGTGGCCATCCTCGCCGCGGGGCGCGCGACGCTCGAGATCGCGAATCCCGCCCAGGTCGAGTTCATCGATCGCGTCGAGACCGACGGCGACGCGCCCAGCGACCGCATCCGTCTCGCGCTCGAGGTCGACGACACCGAGGCCGCGGTGGCGCGGCTCGACGCGGCGGGGGCCGAGGTCGAGGCGTCCGCCCGTCTCACCCCCTGGAACTCGCGCAACGCGCGCCTGCGCGGTCCGGCGGGTCTCCAGCTCACGCTGTTCCAGGAGCTCGGCCCGGTCTGA
- the ffh gene encoding signal recognition particle protein: MATFGTLSDRLTETFRNLRTKGKLTPADVDGTVREIRRALLDADVALVVVKEFAAKVRERALGDEVSKALNPAQQVVQIVNEELVAILGGEQRRLQFAKNPPTVIMLAGLQGSGKTTFAGKLAKQLEKDGHTPLLVACDLQRPNAVNQLQVVAERAGAAIYAPEPGNGTGDPVKVARDGVEVARRQQHDVVIIDTAGRLGVDAELMKQAADIRKATDPDEVLFVIDALTGQDAVNTAKAFQDGVDFTGVVLSKLDGDSRGGAALSVTSVTGRPIIFASTGEGLDDIEAFHPDRMASRILDLGDILTLIEQAQQAFDEAEALKVAEKLATETFTLEDFLEQMQQIKKMGSMKKMLGMLPGMGSMKQQIEDFDEREIDRTEAIIRSMTPVERRNPKILNGSRRLRIARGSGMTVTDVNQLVQRFDQAAKMMKTVARGGVPNIPGMGPVPGAGRPGASSKRGKQQKAKGSRSGNPAKRAAENAGIAAQAAQAPTGSGFGLGGAQGQGAPTEADLAELQKLLGKS; the protein is encoded by the coding sequence ATGGCGACTTTCGGCACCCTCTCCGACCGGCTCACCGAGACCTTCCGCAATCTCCGCACCAAGGGCAAGCTCACGCCCGCGGACGTCGACGGGACGGTCCGCGAGATCCGGCGCGCGCTCCTGGACGCGGACGTCGCCCTCGTCGTGGTCAAGGAGTTCGCCGCGAAGGTGCGCGAGCGCGCTCTCGGCGACGAGGTGAGCAAGGCGCTCAACCCCGCCCAGCAGGTCGTGCAGATCGTCAACGAGGAGCTCGTCGCGATCCTCGGCGGCGAGCAGCGCCGCCTGCAGTTCGCCAAGAACCCGCCGACCGTCATCATGCTCGCGGGCCTCCAGGGCTCCGGCAAGACCACGTTCGCCGGCAAGCTCGCCAAGCAGCTCGAGAAGGACGGGCACACGCCCCTCCTGGTCGCCTGCGACCTGCAGCGCCCCAACGCCGTCAACCAGCTCCAGGTGGTGGCCGAGCGCGCCGGTGCGGCGATCTACGCGCCCGAGCCGGGCAACGGCACGGGCGATCCGGTGAAGGTCGCCCGCGACGGCGTCGAGGTGGCCCGCCGCCAGCAGCACGACGTCGTCATCATCGACACCGCCGGCCGCCTCGGCGTCGACGCCGAGCTGATGAAGCAGGCCGCCGACATCCGCAAGGCCACCGACCCGGACGAAGTGCTGTTCGTCATCGACGCCCTCACCGGACAGGATGCCGTCAACACGGCCAAGGCATTCCAGGACGGCGTCGACTTCACCGGCGTCGTGCTCTCCAAGCTCGACGGCGACTCGCGCGGCGGCGCGGCACTGTCGGTCACGAGCGTCACCGGACGCCCCATCATCTTCGCCTCGACCGGTGAGGGACTCGACGACATCGAGGCCTTCCACCCCGACCGCATGGCGTCGCGCATCCTCGATCTCGGTGACATCCTCACCCTCATCGAGCAGGCGCAGCAGGCCTTCGACGAGGCCGAGGCGCTCAAGGTCGCCGAGAAGCTCGCCACCGAGACCTTCACGCTCGAGGACTTCCTCGAGCAGATGCAGCAGATCAAGAAGATGGGCTCCATGAAGAAGATGCTCGGGATGCTCCCGGGCATGGGCTCCATGAAGCAGCAGATCGAGGACTTCGACGAGCGCGAGATCGACCGCACCGAGGCGATCATCCGCTCGATGACGCCCGTGGAGCGCCGCAACCCCAAGATCCTCAACGGCTCGCGGCGTCTGCGCATCGCGCGCGGCTCGGGCATGACGGTGACCGATGTCAACCAGCTCGTGCAGCGGTTCGACCAGGCCGCCAAGATGATGAAGACCGTCGCCCGCGGCGGCGTGCCCAACATCCCCGGCATGGGCCCCGTGCCGGGCGCGGGACGCCCCGGCGCGTCGAGCAAGCGCGGCAAGCAGCAGAAGGCGAAGGGCTCACGCTCGGGCAATCCCGCCAAGCGCGCCGCGGAGAACGCGGGGATCGCCGCCCAGGCGGCCCAGGCGCCGACCGGTTCGGGCTTCGGACTGGGCGGTGCCCAGGGTCAGGGCGCTCCGACCGAGGCGGACCTCGCCGAGCTGCAGAAGCTGCTCGGCAAAAGCTGA
- a CDS encoding methyltransferase family protein: MPAGRRSGGDLLVLAQFALLALLLLPGAPLWSRWWITAIAVVLAGIGGGVAVAGAWALGRNLVPWVAPRPGAPLRTGGVYRFTRNPIYLGLLVAAAGWVLWRGRLELVVVWILLAVVLTVKAHVEQRHLIAAFGEEYRAYARRTPLILWGRGIR, encoded by the coding sequence ATGCCGGCCGGGCGACGCAGCGGCGGGGACCTGCTGGTCCTCGCCCAGTTCGCCCTTCTCGCGCTGCTGCTCCTTCCCGGAGCGCCCCTGTGGAGCCGGTGGTGGATCACGGCGATCGCGGTGGTGCTCGCGGGCATCGGCGGCGGCGTCGCGGTGGCCGGCGCATGGGCGCTGGGGCGCAACCTCGTGCCCTGGGTGGCCCCGCGCCCCGGCGCGCCCCTGCGAACGGGGGGCGTGTACCGGTTCACCCGCAACCCGATCTACCTCGGGCTGCTCGTCGCCGCGGCCGGGTGGGTGCTGTGGCGCGGCCGTCTCGAGCTCGTCGTCGTGTGGATCCTGCTCGCCGTGGTGCTCACCGTCAAGGCGCACGTCGAACAGCGGCACCTCATCGCCGCCTTCGGAGAGGAGTACCGCGCCTACGCGCGGCGCACCCCGCTGATCCTGTGGGGACGCGGGATCCGCTGA
- a CDS encoding glutamate--cysteine ligase has protein sequence MTVTFATSARSTVGLEWELMLADGQSGELVPRAPDLLASVEEASALERYTVTGELLTNTIEVTSGVGATVAAAVDDIADAIAAVRTFGDPLGVELLCAGSHPFAKWYEQQVTDKTRYHKLIERTQWWGRNMMIWGIHVHVGVEDVAKVFPLINALSIYLPHLQALSASSPFWAGERTGYASNRSLVFQQLPTAGLPWPLEDWPQFEAYLDDMVGTGVMEDATEVRWDIRPAPRWGTIEVRACDGMSTLPELAAMGALVQTLVEHFSRQLDEGRTLPSIQPWFVRENKWRAARYGLDARVIVDREGRQRPVREHLRETMEEIADIAVELKCAREFAGIETILTDGASYARQLEVADAADGDLREVVRHLIREFRDGPTLRDHLFAATG, from the coding sequence ATGACGGTGACGTTCGCCACGTCCGCGCGCTCCACGGTCGGCCTCGAGTGGGAGCTCATGCTCGCCGACGGACAGTCGGGAGAACTCGTGCCTCGTGCCCCGGACCTGCTCGCCTCCGTCGAGGAGGCGAGCGCGCTGGAGCGGTACACGGTCACCGGTGAGCTGCTCACCAACACGATCGAGGTCACGAGCGGAGTCGGCGCCACCGTCGCCGCGGCGGTCGACGACATCGCCGACGCGATCGCCGCCGTCCGCACCTTCGGCGATCCGCTCGGCGTCGAGCTCCTCTGTGCGGGCAGCCACCCGTTCGCCAAGTGGTACGAGCAGCAGGTCACCGACAAGACCCGATATCACAAGCTCATCGAGCGCACCCAGTGGTGGGGTCGCAACATGATGATCTGGGGCATCCACGTGCACGTCGGAGTGGAGGACGTCGCGAAGGTGTTCCCCCTGATCAACGCCCTGTCGATCTACCTGCCCCACCTGCAGGCGCTGTCGGCATCGAGCCCGTTCTGGGCCGGCGAGCGCACCGGCTACGCATCCAACCGCTCGCTCGTGTTCCAGCAGCTGCCCACCGCCGGACTCCCGTGGCCGCTCGAGGACTGGCCGCAGTTCGAGGCCTACCTCGACGACATGGTCGGCACGGGTGTCATGGAGGATGCCACCGAGGTGCGCTGGGACATCCGTCCGGCACCGCGATGGGGCACGATCGAGGTGCGCGCCTGCGACGGGATGTCGACCCTGCCGGAGCTGGCTGCCATGGGCGCGCTCGTCCAGACGCTCGTCGAGCACTTCTCACGCCAGCTCGACGAGGGCCGCACGCTGCCCTCGATCCAGCCGTGGTTCGTGCGGGAGAACAAGTGGCGGGCCGCCCGCTACGGCCTCGACGCACGGGTGATCGTCGATCGCGAGGGCCGGCAGCGTCCCGTGCGGGAGCACCTCCGCGAGACCATGGAGGAGATCGCCGACATCGCCGTCGAGCTCAAGTGCGCACGGGAGTTCGCCGGGATCGAGACGATCCTCACCGACGGCGCGAGCTACGCTCGGCAGCTCGAGGTCGCCGACGCCGCCGACGGGGATCTGCGCGAAGTCGTGCGCCATCTCATCCGCGAGTTCCGCGACGGGCCGACGCTGCGGGACCATCTGTTCGCCGCGACGGGGTGA
- the rpsP gene encoding 30S ribosomal protein S16, protein MAVKIRLKRLGKIRAPYYRIVVADSRTKRDGRVIEEIGKYHPTEQPSFIEVDSDRAQYWLSVGAQPTEQVLAILKLTGDWGKFKGDKDAVSTVQTADAKQAFEVDAAKKSVIQPKAEKKAEPAAAADEAPAADETDAE, encoded by the coding sequence GTGGCTGTCAAGATCCGACTCAAGCGCCTCGGCAAGATCCGTGCGCCCTACTACCGCATCGTCGTGGCCGACTCGCGCACCAAGCGCGATGGTCGTGTCATCGAGGAGATCGGCAAGTACCACCCCACCGAGCAGCCCTCGTTCATCGAGGTCGACTCGGACCGCGCGCAGTACTGGCTCAGCGTCGGCGCCCAGCCGACCGAGCAGGTGCTGGCCATCCTCAAGCTGACCGGCGACTGGGGCAAGTTCAAGGGCGACAAGGACGCTGTCTCGACCGTCCAGACCGCCGACGCGAAGCAGGCCTTCGAGGTCGACGCGGCCAAGAAGTCGGTCATCCAGCCCAAGGCCGAGAAGAAGGCCGAGCCGGCCGCCGCGGCTGACGAGGCTCCCGCCGCCGACGAGACCGACGCAGAGTAG
- a CDS encoding RNA-binding protein yields MLAAALEHVVKGIVDHPDDVRIQSSTSSRGDVLEVHVHPDDRGRVIGRGGRTAKALRTLISALADGRRVRVDVADD; encoded by the coding sequence GTGCTCGCCGCCGCGCTCGAGCACGTCGTCAAGGGGATCGTGGATCACCCCGACGACGTCCGCATCCAGTCTTCCACCTCATCGCGCGGTGACGTGCTCGAGGTTCACGTCCACCCGGACGATCGAGGACGGGTCATCGGGCGCGGCGGCCGCACGGCCAAAGCCCTGCGCACCCTGATCAGCGCTCTCGCCGACGGACGCCGAGTGCGCGTCGACGTCGCGGACGACTGA
- the rimM gene encoding ribosome maturation factor RimM (Essential for efficient processing of 16S rRNA) — protein MTQDKAEPAEGSRAPGKSQSGRTQLRVGRLVKAHGLKGAIKLELYTDDPEGRFVPGATFTLQVPESSPWHGKPLTVREFKWMNSHPVAFFDGVEDRTAAESLIRAILWIDQDAETAAEDDAWYDHQLVGLDVVRDGDVVGRVVRVDHLPAQDLLIVGVPGDGAAREILVPFVKAIVPEVDVVAGRVVVTPPAGLFEELPDEDEPVADEPIAADED, from the coding sequence ATGACGCAGGACAAGGCCGAACCGGCCGAGGGCTCGCGCGCCCCCGGCAAGAGCCAGAGCGGCCGTACGCAGCTTCGCGTCGGCCGGCTCGTCAAGGCCCACGGACTCAAGGGCGCCATCAAGCTCGAGCTGTACACCGACGACCCCGAGGGGCGCTTCGTCCCCGGGGCGACCTTCACCCTTCAGGTGCCGGAGTCTTCGCCGTGGCATGGCAAGCCGCTCACCGTCCGCGAGTTCAAGTGGATGAACAGCCACCCGGTGGCCTTCTTCGACGGCGTCGAGGACCGCACCGCGGCCGAGAGCCTCATCCGCGCGATCCTGTGGATCGATCAGGATGCCGAGACCGCCGCCGAGGATGACGCCTGGTACGACCACCAGCTGGTCGGCCTCGATGTCGTGCGCGACGGCGACGTCGTCGGACGCGTCGTGCGCGTGGACCACCTCCCCGCCCAGGATCTGCTGATCGTGGGTGTGCCCGGTGACGGCGCCGCCCGCGAGATCCTCGTCCCGTTCGTGAAGGCGATCGTCCCCGAGGTCGATGTCGTCGCGGGCCGCGTCGTCGTGACGCCGCCGGCAGGCCTTTTCGAAGAGCTCCCCGACGAGGACGAGCCCGTCGCGGACGAGCCGATCGCGGCCGACGAGGACTGA